The nucleotide sequence GGAAGCTGCCCTCTTCGCCTACCACCTCCTGCAAGGCCGGCTTGCGCACCGGGGCCTCTACGTGGCCCTGCCCACCCAGGCCACGGCCAACGGCCTCTTCCCCCGGGTGAAGGGGTTTTTAGAGAAGTTGGGAACCCAAGCCCCCCTGGACCTACAGCTCCAGCACGGGGCCGCCCCCCTGAACCCGGCCTATGAGGCGCTTCTGGAGCGGGCCCGGCCCCAGCAGGTATACGAGGAAGAGGGGGCCGTGGTGGCCTCCGCCTGGTTCTCCGCCAAAAAGCGGGCCATGCTCTCGGGGCACGGGGTGGGCACCCTGGACCAGGCCCTTTTGGGGGTGCTCAAGGTCAAGCACCACTTCATCCGCCTCTGGGGCCTCATGAACCGGGTGGTGGTGCTGGACGAGGTGCACGCCTACGACACCTACACCTCGGGCCTCCTCAAGGCCCTCCTCCGCTGGCTCCGCGCCCTGGGTTCCAGCGTGGTGCTCATGACCGCTACCTTGCCCAAGGCCAAGCGCAAGGAGCTCCTGGCCGCCTGGGGGGTGGCGGAAACCGGCCTTCCCCCTTATCCCCGGGCGGCGGCCTTCTCAGAAGGGAGGCTTCTTGGGGCCTGTGGGCTACCCCCAGAAAGCTCCAAGGCGCTCCGTATAGAAGCCGCTCCGGTGAAACCCTCTTCCCTGGCGGAAGCCCTGAAGGGCGGCCTCCCCGGAGCCCTGGGAGCCATCGTGAACACCGTGGACCGGGCCCAGGCCCTCTACCAGGCCCTGGGGGAAGGAAAGAGGCTCACCCTGGCCGAACTCCTAGACCACCTGGGCCAGGGGCCCGAGGAAGGTCCCTGGCAGGACCTCCATGCCCTGCGGGAGGAAAAGGGGGAGGCCATAGTGGGCAAGCGCCTAGAAGACGGCACCCTGGTCTTCCTCCTCCACGCCCGCTTCCCCGCCGAGGAGCGGGCCCTGAGGGAAGGGGTGGCCCTGGCCCTCTTTGGCAAGCACGGGCCCAGGCCAGAGCGGGCCATCCTGGTGGCCACCCAGGTGGCGGAGCAGAGCCTGGACCTGGACTTTGACCTGCTCTACACCGACCTGGCCCCCATAGACCTCCTCTTCCAGCGGGCAGGCCGGCTCCACCGCCACCCCCGGGCAAGACCAGGGCATCTCCAGGAAGCCTGCCTGCTGGTGGGCGGCCTGGAAGGGGAACCCGAGTTTGGGGGGGAGCTCCACTGGAACCGGGTCTATGAGGACTACGTTCTCCTCTCCACCTGGCTTTCCCTGGGGGAAAGGAAGATGCTGGAGGTGCCGAAGGACCTCGAGGGCCTCCTGGAGGAGGTCTATGGCCGAAGCCCCCAAGACTTCCCCCAAAACTTGCAAAAGCGCGCCCAGGAAGCCCATAAGAGGCTGGCAGAACGCCAGCAAGGGGAGGAGAAAACCGCAAAAAACCTGGCGCTGTGGGAGCTGGAAGGGCTCCTCAGCCAGACCGAGGCCTCTGACCTACCGGTTGCATTCCGCCTAGACGACGAGGCCGAGGACGAGCGCACCCAGCGCTTCCTCACCCGCCTGGGGGACCCCAGCGTGGCCGTGGTGCCCCTCTACAAGGTAGGGGATGGCCATTTCCTTGACCCCTACGGCCGGCACCCCGCCAGGCTCAAAGGGGAGCTTTCCAAGGAGGAGGTGCTGGCCCTCTGGCGGCGTGCGGTGCGGCTTTCCCGCCCTCCCATCCCCAAGGTGCTCCTAGAAAAGGAGCCACCCTCCGCCTGGCGCAAAAGCGGCCTCCTGCGGGGCTTGCGGCCTCTGGAGGTGGGTCAATTCTTCCCTCTGAAGGAAGGGGGCACCCTTGGGGTGGAGCTGGACCCGGAGCTAGGGGTGGTGTACAGGCGGGGTTAAATCCGTCAGGGGTTGTCGGCTTAGGGTGCTACCCTGCGAGGAAAAGGAGGTGGAGCGCTTGGCCAAGTTTAACCTGCTAGAGGAACCCTGGATCCCGGTGCTGGAGGGGGGCCAGGTACGGGAGGTGAGCCTCCGAGAGGCGTTGTTCAGGGCCACTTCCATAGAGCGCATAGAAACCCCCTCCCCCCTGGAGGAGGCGGCCCTGCACCGCCTTTTGCTGGCTGTCCTCTACCGCGCGGCACCGCCAAGGGACCTGGACGAGGCCCTGGACCTCCTGGGAAAGGGCGGATTTGACCGAGGGGGACTAGACGCCTACCTGAACACCCACCAGGACCGCTTTTTCCTCTTCCACGACACCACCCCCTTCCTGCAAATCGCAGACCTTCCCGACCAGGACCCTCTCCCTTGGAGCAAGCTTCTTCCCGAGCTTTCCAACGGCAACAACCCCACCCTCTTTGACCACACCCTGAACAGCAACCCGCCCAC is from Meiothermus sp. QL-1 and encodes:
- the cas3 gene encoding CRISPR-associated helicase Cas3', which produces MENLAIALWAKSGDPYHPLLAHMLDTAAVALAILEREPERTRHLYAQDWGLPEEEAKRLAAFLAGLHDLGKASPVFQAAWPEGAKRLKAQGLTWDEELVKESWVAHGVFTELYLKEVLKKLGFSRRAARQIAQGLGAHHGFQAQANELDKGRDHVACEPEGWDEVRRFLVERLHQALGTPCQKLPSDHNPSPAAILRVMALASFADWIASDASFFPYANRPHPLSWDYWKEALDRARKALDALPWPSPVPSSPKTFQELFPFPPNPLQRKVSELLEGVQEPVLLLVEAPMGLGKTEAALFAYHLLQGRLAHRGLYVALPTQATANGLFPRVKGFLEKLGTQAPLDLQLQHGAAPLNPAYEALLERARPQQVYEEEGAVVASAWFSAKKRAMLSGHGVGTLDQALLGVLKVKHHFIRLWGLMNRVVVLDEVHAYDTYTSGLLKALLRWLRALGSSVVLMTATLPKAKRKELLAAWGVAETGLPPYPRAAAFSEGRLLGACGLPPESSKALRIEAAPVKPSSLAEALKGGLPGALGAIVNTVDRAQALYQALGEGKRLTLAELLDHLGQGPEEGPWQDLHALREEKGEAIVGKRLEDGTLVFLLHARFPAEERALREGVALALFGKHGPRPERAILVATQVAEQSLDLDFDLLYTDLAPIDLLFQRAGRLHRHPRARPGHLQEACLLVGGLEGEPEFGGELHWNRVYEDYVLLSTWLSLGERKMLEVPKDLEGLLEEVYGRSPQDFPQNLQKRAQEAHKRLAERQQGEEKTAKNLALWELEGLLSQTEASDLPVAFRLDDEAEDERTQRFLTRLGDPSVAVVPLYKVGDGHFLDPYGRHPARLKGELSKEEVLALWRRAVRLSRPPIPKVLLEKEPPSAWRKSGLLRGLRPLEVGQFFPLKEGGTLGVELDPELGVVYRRG